In the Candidatus Saccharibacteria bacterium genome, one interval contains:
- a CDS encoding nucleoside triphosphate pyrophosphohydrolase family protein has translation MDLNTYQKIALTTALKSSSSRNTDIYHWILGLGGEVGEILEKFKKITRDHDADFSALDLDDLTKELGDVLWYLAVLADEFGITLEEVAIKNSKKLKSRQERGKLRGSGDNR, from the coding sequence ATGGATCTGAATACTTATCAGAAGATAGCCCTGACAACAGCTTTGAAGTCTTCGAGCAGTAGAAATACTGATATATATCACTGGATTTTGGGTCTTGGTGGAGAAGTGGGTGAAATACTAGAAAAATTTAAGAAAATAACCAGGGATCATGATGCAGATTTCTCAGCCCTAGATTTGGATGATTTGACCAAGGAATTAGGAGATGTCTTATGGTATTTAGCAGTTTTGGCAGACGAATTTGGTATCACCTTAGAAGAAGTAGCAATCAAGAATTCTAAGAAATTGAAGTCTCGTCAGGAAAGAGGCAAGCTCAGGGGTAGTGGAGACAATCGCTGA